TGGCATAGCATCCCTTTCAACATTGAAACATAAGGGAAAATCCATAATTACCTTTGCTGCTGCAAGTGAAACATGACATTGAGGACTTCATCAGAAATTCAGTATCcacatttttttatgtcttgATTTTAATCAGGCAATGTACCAGACATGCTGCAGCTGGTCATACATGACATTTGCGATTACGATCTgcttgcagcagcagcacttcAAATACTTTCACACAAATCAAGACATGCTAactcatgcacacatacacacaggggTAGTTAAAATCTTGGAAATCTTTTTGCTAAATATGCCACCAACTTGTTGTGGCAGTAATCTCGCATTGCATCAGCGTGTATCAGACATGGGAGCAGGAAGGGGGCAGATTCATGCATTGAAGCTTGTGACTTCAACCGGCAAGACTGGTGCCAGTCAGAATTGTACTTGCTAAATGAAAATCTTATACAAGTTTAAGGAATATATCCTGGAGCAAACTTTACAGGATAAACCTTTTCATAGGACCAGTAGTTTTTTGAGGCAGTATTTTTGCTCTTTCTGTGCAATGAAATGTCATCACTTCATTGGGGAAATCTAAGTCCCCTGAGAACTGAGCGTTTCTTTTGGCGCGGTTATATTACTTTGGACCGTCGTCAGCCAACATTTTAGATTCAATGGAATTTTGATGAATGCTACAAATGAAGTGTAAAGGAATCAATCATGTCAGGGTTTGACTTAACTGATTTTGGAGAGGGGTTTGTGGACCATTGCCTGAGCTGgaaaatgacaggaaacagtAGAATGACATCAGTTATGGCACAGAGCAAGGCCTGTTTAATAAAATGGAGAAATCAGTGGGCTTCTATTGCGCCTTTTAAAACACGTAGCACACCTCGAGTCCCTggctgtaaattaaaaaaagaaatttcacaTGCAACCACAGATGAAATTGGAGCAGAGTTGGAATCCAATCAAAACCAACATCACTCCCTAACATGCACTGACTAATCTGGCAGTAATAGATGTTGCATTCACATCACTCTACTCAAAGGGTACGACTTGAAACTCAATGAAAACAACTTCTTTTGTGCAGCGCCTCAGATCTGTATCATCAAAGTTGATTTAATCCAGCCATCATTCAACTAAATGACACAGAGTCCCCACAGTCCAGTTGGTATTCCGAGTGCAGGCTCCCCGGCGATGAATAAGGTCAGTATTAAATCATAGCTCCACCCTGAAGGCTCTCTCTAACATAACAGTTCACACCAGGACTTATCCACAGTCTGTGGTGCCACTTCACTAGCTGAGCCTTCAGAGAGGGGAAAGAATTCCCAGCCTTAGACCCACTTCACAGCAGCAAGACGGCAACAGCATATGGAAGCTGAAAACCCATAGGGCGATCATTTGTCATGGGCAGTTCGCACGTCTGGAATGTCTCAGTTTGTGCTCTCAGAATATCAGACAAGATGGGTGGTGCTCCTAGAGATCAGGGTCACTCTGTTGTCGGGCGATCAAAGTGAAAAGGACTGGTACTTCAATGTTCACAAGCAGCTGCGTCTTCCCTGGGGTTGCACTTGGGTTGCCAGTGCCAGACCTCACATTGGAAGTGCCTGTAAATAAATGGTTTTGTCACGGTGTTCAAAAATTCCTCCAACCAATGGCCTGATCCTCCACACAGCTCCATTAGCATAGAGTCACACAGCTGGTCACAAGATAATGCCTGCATGCAGATATGAACAACACGGGTGCGTGCAGTCACAAACATTTGGCAAACATTAAAAATCATTATTAAAGGGGCATTTTGACAATTTGAGATATACATGTGAAGTTAAAGCAAAGTGTTAATCCAAGTCGTTCCTGCCCGTGGAACTTTTAGGTGAGCTTTTCACCACATCTCTAAGCTTAAACTAAACTTACTGTACCGAAGCTATACGTAATAATTAAACGGGAAAGTTATTCAATCAATTTTCATCCAAGACTCTCAGTACAGAGAATAAGAATATCTCTTAAAACAACATAAAGTACTCTCAGACATCACTGCTTATTCCATGAGAATGTAAGAAATGCTCAAACCTCTGAAGTCAACGTAGCCTTCAGAAAAGCAGCTTAGCCTGTCACCTACACTGAAACGCAAACGACTGAGCCCAGAGGAACAAACACCGTATTTATCTGCAGATAATCAGTCATATGCTTGACTTACATTACGTTGCTTACTTTAGAAGAATTTGTTATAAGCATAGTTAAAACAGCAGAGGTTGTACTACGCAATTAAACCCTTACTTTGACAGAAATCTGAAGAACTATGTAAAAATGTGTAACAACTCAAACTGTATAGAAAATCTGAGGTGCATTGTGCAAATATCACAAACCCTAGAAATGACACTGTGCATTGTTTTGATTTTCTATTAAGCTGAAGCagtcagagagggagagggagccGTTATGCAGGAGTCTGATCTGTGGTCAGGGAATAGAAACTGGATTTCACCTGCAAAAGCAGAAGTGTGAGGAGGCTGTGTCAGGGGTATTATAGTCCCTGATGATGGTCCATGACCTCTGGATGACCCCGATGTTGTGGATGTTCCAAAAAGATGGAAAACTTGCTCTACATACAtgggttgtgtgtttttaacatgCTGAGGATTGCCTTGAGTGTGTTATCATTCCAGACTTTGATGGAACTTGTTAAGACAATCTCGACTAGACAACGAAGAATTTGGTTTTGTAAAATACAATCACTGCTGGGATTTCTTGATGACTGGATGTGCGGAGTAAGACTAGAGGAGATCCACACTGATGCTGGTGTCAAAGAATTTCAAGGGTTTTCCTGTCTTTACCTTTCTCACTCATGCTGTATATAGAGTGAAAATGTCCAGTATAAGAGTTAAATGAGCCTGCAGACGTGCTAATAAAGAGgggaagaaaatgcagaaaggcaAAACAGTGGAGTTCTTTTTGACTAATCTCATATTGGGGGGATGTTTCATTTAGGCTGCCAAGTGAGGTGAATTATAATAACCAACACAGGGGGCTCAGGAGAGTGAGAGATTGGGCatcagtgaaagagagagaggaaaatgtAATTAATCCTACTGCAGGCTGCAGGCCTGATGTGGTGGAGGCATTCAGGAGATCTGGGTTTGTTTGTCAGTCATGAGAGAAAGGCCGGTTGGAGAGGAATGCTGTGTATGGGTGgtcaattattttacaaatttcaGCTGTGACTGGCATTCTCCTCTGCTCTGGCCCCACAACTCTTCCTGCCATCCCTGACCAAACCACATCATATCAGAGCCCAAACCTCATGCTGCGATCTGAGGCATTCCCCAGGCTGCAACATAAGGACACTCACTCTATTTAGCCTGACCCAAATCAAAAGCCTTTTACAGTTATTAAATTGGATTGCCTTACAGCCAGCATCTGCCAGGGCCTTTAAACCCTTGTCAGTTTTCCAAAGGTTTAACGTGAGAATCTGAGAATCCAACCTCCACCACTGTCACTCTGCTTTTTTACTTCCCTGGGATCACACCATGTTGCACTTCAGCTCCAATTTGACTGAATGGGCTTATATACCTCTTGGAACAGATCAGTTTGGCCATGAAAGTCAAATGAAAACCACATAAGCAGACTGAAATTAAATCAATGCATGGGATAAATATACTTTCCTGAGTTTGTCatgaacaggaaacagaagcaaGAGTGTCTCCTGGTGCATAAAGGGCTTCAGATAGTAAAACTGATGGCAACAACGGTCAGGTTTTCCAGTTTGACAACAGAGTAATGGTTGGCTTTGACCACATTCACTCCCTGAATGAGGAAAGCATCATAACTGCAGCGGGCACCTACACacttacacaaaaaaacaagcaagtGTTGATAGATAGAAACCACATGGTGGATCAAACCACACTGCTGCGGTTGATCTGCTGATTAAAACTGTTATCAATCATCCTCCATGTTACAGTGACAGCGTGCCCACAGGGATGGAGGAGCTGATTGATTTAGTGTGAAAGGTTTCAATGTGTTAACAACCAAAGCAAACTGGACCTTTATCCTTCATCCCACTTAGATGTAGTTCATTTTCACTCACTGAATGCTTATATAACATGAAATATGACTACCTCCTGCATCCTGCATGCAAGGGCATGATTGCCTATTGGTGTATTTTTAACCACATAACGTAATATATCAATACACTTACACATGTACTTATTGTGAATCCATACTTTTCCGTTGCTGTGTACGTGCAAGATAGTGCAGATTAAAGAGAATGAACTCCATTTATCctgctgtgtgtgcgtgccaaTTAgaatgaatatgtgtgtgtgtgtgtgatttcaaGACAGGAAATGTGTAGGTTGAGGTAGTTCCTTAGAAACAAAGGCTCCTCCACATCGCTGCATCTCTGCATGAGAGTTTTCCTTTCATAGGCGCCTGAGGCTCCTCTCTTCATCACTGCAAAGCTCAAGAGGGAACATCCTGGGGCTGCCACCCCCACCCTTCCCTTCACCTTCTATGGATGGCCTGACCCATAgcgtatgtactgtatgtatgtactgtatatacagtatgtatgtatgcaagTAGGACTATATAATATAGTATCTCATAATGTTGATTTAAGTTATGCTTGCAGTCAACGGCTCTGTTGAAGTGGATCTTCTCCCTGGACCAGAGACAAATGACATGCTGTGCCATAGTCTGCGTCTCTTCACCTGTAAGACAAGCTACGATTCCCCAGTGACCCACTGACAACATCGACTTCATAACTCAATCACTGCTGCTTCACAATCTTATCTGTCCAGGCCTCGCCTTACCAACTGTATCATcatcttttctccttctccatcttTCAGCCCTCCTCTATTTCCATGCTCCTACTCTCAGTTTTACTGCCGCGACTGAAAATTGAGTCATAACTTCCTGACGGCGCTGCTCAAAGGTCATCCCCCTCccacctctctctttctctctgtgttccTTGCCCCCTTTCCTCCCTTTAGGGAGGCCCCCTCATCTAACACGGCCGGCGCCGCATTCCACAGGCATTGggagcaccttcaacaccacACAAGCATAGCAGACCACCACTCTCAAAAGCACACGGTGGAACGGGGCCCCGGCCTCAGCTGCCAACAGGCCTCAGCACTAGGCTGCGGCCCTTCTAAGGTGGGGGCTTTGATTGGGAAGAAACTGCTATGCAGCAGCTATACAGTCTGCATGATGATAATGAGGACAAAACAACTGTGACTGTGAAGGAGGGGAGTGATAACTGTACAGTATTAGCCACCTTCAAGCTGCTGAAACCAGCTCCAAGTGAAACCTTCATGCCATTACGGGGCCCTCTCATGTTTGTGCTGGGAGGCTGGCAGCTGCAGTAGTGTGCAGGCCTGAGAGAACCCTTTCATCCGACCCCCAAATCCTTCAGGTCTCTACACTGAGACACAGGTCCAGTTTCACTCTCTCACAACTCGCTGTTTGGCTTTCAACAAAATAATACGGCATGTATACAACGCTGAAACGAACAGGCAAATAATCCATTTGATGAGTAATATAGATTTAACGGTGTCCAACATTTGCCCAGTCCTTCATATAGAGTACCTCCAGACAGCAGGAGCTGTCACTGCTCAGCATAGTCCTCTGAAAATATCATGACAAGAATTTGTtaagttttacatttaataGTCCCACATTATACTCTTTTCAATCAATTTCACAAAGCTTTCActgtattcaaaatgttttgccccaaactgattCATGGTCCTGAAACAAGCTGTTTCTAGCCTGCACCATTGAATGTTAATAAGCTCCATCTGTCGATGCCTGCCTTTCCTGTTAAACTCCTCTCTCACAGAGGATGTGGCCAACAGTCTCTTCTGGTCTTCTTTGGCTGGGCCAGAATAGAAGCAGTTATGTGGATTTGTACAACAAATAACTGAACAACTTGTGGTTCTAGCTCTGAGAGACAACATTGTGACACATCAGCATCTTACTGCTGGACACATTGAACTTTATGTTGGGTATTCTTGCCCAGACGTGGACGGGCTATGTCTATCTCTCCTGTTATTACGTCATGATGGGGGCTGGTCAATGtcagattcattcatttcccTTATTCTAAAGACTGTACACTAATAGACTGACctttatctttgatgagaagTGCAGTTGTTACAAATTTTAATTCACAAGACACAATTGCGTCTTTTTTACTGTATGAGAAGAATATAGTTGTAATAATTATCTGGCTTTTTTCTCTCAAGGTAGAAGTCGCTAATGGCATTCTTTGACCACTGGATGGCGCCAAACACAAAGTTCTCTCGCAGTTTATGCTGCCTTCATGGCATGTCGTAATGCtgtagttcattcattcatctttagaACCGCTTCATTCGCCGTAgcgagtcacggggagctggagcgtaTCCTAGCAGCTGTCTTACGGCGTGAGGTGGGGGCAAACTCCGGTCGCGACGCcattttgtagtttttgtgttaAAAACATGAAGTGGTGCCTTAGAGGTATAAATTAACGaattaaaaacaggaagaaaagtttaatattttttacagtCCTTGAAAGAGGATCCAaaaagttttgtgttttctgttacaATGAATAACTTTCATTCGCTGatgctgatggatggatgtatagatgtatggatggatggatctgttGATCAATCAATAGATAAAGCATTTCTCCCCGACTTTACTTTATTCCTATTAAAGCCataataatcattttaaatattgtagTGTTTGTTGTGGTCTTAACCTGTTCTTTACAGATCGTCCCTTGTGAACATACgagttttacatgttttataaaactaTTTCATCGCTTGTCGTTGTATTTGCCAGCATATGTGTGCACTACGTGGTGAACacaatttttaatcaaattggattaaaatgttttttaaaatgttgttaaaTACTAATATGAGTGAATTCTGCTCTGAATCaagcaaaataattttatctATATCCACACCGTATCTTTGTGCTGTCCCGTTTGTGATGTCCTACACTTGTTTCCGAGGCTAGAGTGAAATTTTCCTATGGAACTTAAAGTTACTCTCTCCCGGAAATGACGTCATCACAACACGACGCAAACTTTAGCATCAATCGGCGCTTCACAACAGAGACATAATAACACAGAGCTGACTTAAACACGTTATCTGGGCTAGATCTGTTTCCGACGTCCACATGGAGGCGTAGGCAGACTGTAACCCGAGGTAACCGCCTCCGTTCAGTTCTACTTTCTCATGTGCGGTAATGAACATTATTATGGGATACCGTTAAATTTCTAGTCGTTAGCCAAATGGTGTGAAGGCTAGACGTCTGACACACAATCAATTATGTGTTGGTAAAATGCCGATCTGTTTGTCACTGGGTCTGATAAATGCTGCAGTGCCCAGTGCCCTGCACTGATAGATGATTGTTCGTTAGGTGCAGTGTCTGAGCTGATGTGTAGAGATGAtggattgtttcactgttaaattaaatctagaaaaataaaacaagtgactACTGCACCTCTAAGACTTTTTAGTAATGTCTGGGTATGTTTGATTCAGACAAGTAATAAGGCAGGAAAAAATTGAAACGTGTTAAAAATCAGCCTGACAAGTTTGACAAGATGATTACCAGCTGCTGATCTGTTCCCAGTCAGTGCTGTGGAATGGTGGGACTGCAGCAGCACCAGTAAAGATGCACAGCCGTCTGCAGGAgttgaaaaaggaagaggagactCTTCTCAAAATCAAAGTCATGTTACAAGACCAGCTGAACAGGTTGAAGGTGAATTGGTTCTTTAATTCACGCGTCCAATGAGTCCATTGGCCTTTGTGTCCATGTTGTGGTACCTGTGTTTTATGAGTAATTTGATCTGTCTCTGTTTCAGTTTGAAGAAGGGGCCTTGAAATCAATCATTAATGCCCAAACAGAAGAAGGAGCATCTCAAAACTTGTCCCCTGAAACAGAGGTAAATTGAATGAGAGGACAACCCTGCTAAACACTCTGGTCACAATCCAAAAATTAATGTAATCTCAGTATGTATGCTTGGGTTTGTTGATTAATTCGCACTTATTTTGGTTTGTCACAATTCAGAATCATGTGTTTCATTGCTTAAATGCTAAAAGGTACCTGAAAGGAGGCAGACATTAGTTTTTCACCCGTAAGTTTTCATCCTTGATTCCAGTAAAACTGGGGCATTGTGTAAAATAACAAAGCAATCTGAATGCAATGATTTCTGAATATTTTCTCACCTCAATGTAATTAAATACAGTCCAAAAACATGTTCAGTATTCAAACCGTTAATATTTGAAATATACCAAAGCCACAGCGTTATAAACCAGTAAATAGTGTCTTCAGTGTCTTGCTGGAATAAACAGGGGAGTCAATGAAGGTGTGCCTGGATGGCAGCTCCTGGACCTCTATGTACATATCAGTTTGAAGGTGCCTTCAATGATGAGGTTCATTCTGCAATGGCCTCACACTCACTCGCCTTTTATGCTGCCTTGAATCATGTTGGTTTTTGATCCAGGGACAGAAGGATGAGGGCCAGAAGTATGTATGCAGATTTGTTGAAGGTTTTTATATTATGAATCATGGATTTTGAAATCTGTGAATTAATCTGCATTTCACCATCAGAAACCTTATTTTTAAACTGTTAGACTGTTTACTCATTCAGATTTTGAATAACCGAACCTTTCAAGGGTGCCCCTCGTGTCCCACATTTTACAGTCTATTCAGTATATTTAGGTCTGTCTGATAGAATGGTCCAACACTAATTTGAAGGTTGTTGGTTCGAACCCTCCCCTGAAGGCAGTATATTGATGTATCCCTGAGAAAGATACAGAAATTCAGTTTGCTGCCTGGGTTCTGTCTGAAATCATCAGGTGTAGAAATCTAAAGTAGCACCAACAATTAATAGTAAGAATCCtaatataacattaataaataacatatatacatacagtgtaatggatataatattaataaaacagaCGTCGGATATTTTAATTCTACCATACTGTCTTGCAGGAGACATTGGAGTTTGCAGGCTTGCACAACATCAAttcatttcaacattcatttctGTCCACACAAAATCCAGGTTACTCGGTAAAATTGTTGAGACAATAAATCATTCTACCTGTACATATTTATGTCATGACGTTCCTCCAGTGAATAAGTTATCGCATTGAGTTTACTGAGTTATTTTTATCCCTTAATTTGTGGGGGATAATCGGATTATTACAGTCGAGGAGATACCAAAGAAAAGGGTTGGTTTCAGTTTTCACTGGTAGACTGTTTTGGCTCAGAAACATACTTGTAACCTTTGATGAAGCTTGTTTGTGTCTTTCAGCAGTTCAGAGACTGAAAACATCAGGTCATGCATTAGGTTATTACCAGCAGCTTTACtcttttaaagattttaattttagttcCCTTGTCAAGACAACCACAGGATTATTTCAGACTCTTCAATAGAATCAGATCTCTTTTGAGATGTGATCATTAAGAAGCCCTGAGATTGAATACAGACTTGTTTTAATGTGCACAGTCAGAATTTACAACTAAAACTGTGCTCCTTGGAGCTAGTTTTGGTTTTCAGAAAAGCTTCCTCACAGCGACAAAATACAGCatggacaaacaaaacataacTTTAGAtggcttaaaatagattttgcaGTTTGTGTTTATTACTTAATAAACACAAACTGTGAAATCTATTCAAGATTGTCAGATAAAAAACAATTACGTCTGATGAAACTGTAAGATGTCATTGCGTGTCTGCAGCTCAGAGTTCAACGTTCTGCAGTTGAATCAAAAAAGGGGTAAACAGCTGTGTGTAAAATGAGTTTTCATGGTTTCAGGTTCACATTAACCTCGATGACGAGAGCGAGATCAACCGAACCAAACTCCTGTTGAATGCTGCTGTAGATTGTGACATGgagcaagaagaggaagatgacgaggaagaagatgaagaggatgatgaagaagaagataacGCGTTGGAGTTTGttcctgaggaggaggaggatgacaacGATTACTGATGACAGCAGGCATGAATggactgtttatttgtttttagtgATCACTTAGGACGTCTAAATTATTTGAGTGAAGTGAATGCAGGTTAGGGTGTCATGGTGGGTGGAAATGACACCGCCCCCTCTTTTGCCTGGTTAAAACATGTTGTCATGATTGCTAGAATTCATGTAACACATTCTGAGACAGATGTCTCACTGAAATGTAGTAACAGTGTTATTAGGTACTCACAGCTTACTAGACATGTTTACAAGCATTGGTATTGGATTGTATGGCTGGGCCATATAAGGAGATAGTGTGAATGCATTATGGAATATTACACttaagcacaaaataaaatgttttgcatatgggtcacgtgactgattattaCCAACAATGTGCATGAATGCCAGCATGCTTCCCAACATATTTCTTCATGTGTAATGACTCTGTTCTTGTGGCCAGTTAGACGATTAATCCTTTTGATAGTTTCAGACATTAAAATAGCATCAACCCCACCTGGACCGTATACCTAACGTTGCCCATCATGACCCAGACAAACGGGGAATGCAGTGCAAACACTTTCCACTGACAATCCATTCAGCAATTTTCTAAACAGCTCAAACAATACAGCAGGTGTCACAATAAGGCCAGCTCTGGCTCTGCCATAGGGACAGCTCTGGAGAAGGGTGGTGCTACAGCAGGGCAACATACAATAGAGACTGCACCAGTCGGTATCTACAGCTTTCCACTGGGTCTGCAGGTTCCAGGAGGTTTCCCATACGCCTGGGGATTTCAGTTCACAACGCTCACCTGCTGCCAATGAACGCTTCATAACGTGCGCAGGTAGGATGATCTGATTCAGTATATTTGCTTTTGAGAAATCTTTACTAGGTGTTTATGAACTCGCAATTGTGATTTGATTAATTATTTGTGggaataataatttaaaaaaaaaaatcaaattattgaATGGGAAAAAAAGTGGGATGGGGTCAGCTAAACAAGGAGTGTGTTGTAATTATCCATAATTacagaaacatgacaaaaatctATCTGTTATTTAAAAGTATCACAGtgcaatattttcattttcatagtATTTGCATAGAAAAGAGACCAGCTATTTCACACATTCACGTGTACTGCATGCTTATTGAAGTATGTAGGACTGGGTTTTGATACATGTTTAcaaatagttttttattttctgaaagcCCTAAAATACTACATCAATAACACAGTTTTTAGGATGTCTCATGTAAATGCTGAATGGAGAGATTGTGAAAGTTTCCCATATTTACATTTGGTCTATGTGGGAGTCTCCACTGTCATACCTCTCATTCTAAATATATCGACCTCTGTGACATTAACTTTGCTTACACAGGTGAATTCATAGTTTGTATGGGATCTGTCTGCCTCAGCAAGATGAACTCACACTCCATTGAGTTTCAAAAGGGGGTATTAGGGTCTGCATTACAGATGCAGAACCCCTGCAAGCCATCACGTTGGATATGTTCAGACTGATGACAGTTTATTGTgacttaatttatatttttatgtccaTAAAGTAGACATCTTTAGGTAGGATGTAAGCATGTGTCACAACATGCCTTAGAAAAAATAAGGTTTTCTCCAGACCAGACATGTTgatagtgttgttgttgttgtaatgtTGTTGGTTCTGAATGGTTCTCTTCTGTGTGCAGATCTGTGAAACAGAACCCAACAGTGACTTTGCCACAGGGTCAGGAGGACCATGCTTCCCCGCTGTACCTTCAGTGTGTGCCATGTGCTTGTGTTGGTGCTGTGTCTGTCTTCGGCTGAGGACTTCGACTGGACAAAGAACGACCACAGCTCCTTCTATTATGGCACTTTTCCAGCTGGTAAACAAGTgtcgttgattttttttcctgagcaaGAAAGATGAAGCTAAGCATTACCATTATGGTTGTGACCGGTGTTGTGTTCATTAGGATTTTCGTGGGGTGCGGGCAGTTCAGCCTATCAGACAGAAGGAGCCTGGGACAAAGACGGAAAAGGACTGAGCATCTGGGATGTGTTCAGCCACAAGAAAGGCAAAATCCAACAAAATGAAACGGGTGATTCCTCTTGTGAGGGCTACCACAAAGTCAAGGTGGGCCAATCTGGTGTGATGGGTCTGAGCTGTATGAGGTGAACTCTGGGAAACAGGAAATTTAAATATTCCACCCTTGTGTTTGTTGTACAGGATGATGTGTCCTTGATAAAGGAGCTGAAGCTTAACCACTATCGTTTCTCCATATCGTGGCCCCGACTCATACCCACTGGCATAAAGTGTGAGTAATCCAAGCCTTGTGTAGGTGGACCAGCACATATGGTTTAAATAGTTAATGGCTTTAATATCACTTGTAGCTGACCACATAAATGAAAAAGGGATACAGTACTATGATGAGCTGATTAACCACCTTCTGGAGAACAACATCACTCCTGTTGTTACTCTTTATCACTGGGATCTTCCACAGGTTGGTACACAAAACTCCAATAATCCCTAATTCCATTTTTTCTGCATCTCATTACTGTCACTCTACTGTGTGCTGTCCAGGTCTTACAAGAGAAATATGCTGGATGGCAGAATATAAGTATGGTAAATCATTTCAATGAATTTGCCAACCTGTGTTTTGAAAGATTTGGCAATAGGGTCAAGTACTGGATCACTTTCAACAATCCATGGGTATGTTTGAAATCCACACATACATGATTTTTAAATCATACTACATTAATAAATCCACCTGGTACTGAAAGTACAATTATTTCTCTAATACTCCGTAATCTGTGCATCAGTCCGTTGCAGTAGAGGGCTATGAGACCGGTGAGCATGCTCCTGGACTGAGGCTGAGAGGAACAGGGGCGTACAGAGCTGCCCATCATATCATCAAGgtaggtataaaaaaaaataaagtccctctcacccttgtggggtggtatctgtgtgtcatccataagctcgggtcctctactagaggcctgggagtctgagggttctgcgcagtatcttagctgttcctaggactgcgctcctCTGGACTGgtgcttcagatgttgttccaggaatctgctggagccactcttccagtttggggatcattgccccaagtgctcctactaccagggggaccacattaaccttgatcttccacatatgttccaacttttctttcaacccttgatacttc
This region of Antennarius striatus isolate MH-2024 chromosome 4, ASM4005453v1, whole genome shotgun sequence genomic DNA includes:
- the snapc5 gene encoding snRNA-activating protein complex subunit 5; the protein is MHSRLQELKKEEETLLKIKVMLQDQLNRLKFEEGALKSIINAQTEEGASQNLSPETEVHINLDDESEINRTKLLLNAAVDCDMEQEEEDDEEEDEEDDEEEDNALEFVPEEEEDDNDY